AATTCGTGTTGGGGAAAATGGGTGGAATGTTGCTCGTCTTGACGTCCGTCATGGCAGCTTCGTTTGTCATTAGCCTGTTTTCGGCGAGTCTGATTTCATCGCGCCTGTTGTCCTTTGCGGAAATTCTCAGGCTCTTTGCATTTTATGCAGTTTCACTGGAGTATGTCGTTGTTTTTGCCATGCTTGGTTTTCTGTTCTCCATCACATCAAAGAGTGAATCACTGGCTCTTTTAAGTCCGGTGATAATCTGGATTTTTATCAGCTTTGTGATGCCGCAATTAAGTTCCGCTCTGGATCCAACAATGCTGCTGAATCCCACATCGATTCAGGCTGCGTTTCCACAAAGCCACTTTTTTACGACCATCCGGGAAATTATCGCGCCATTTTCGATTTCAGAAAACTATACGTCCATGGGCCGAATGCTGCTTGAAGGAGGTAAGTATTCCTTTTCCCCCTGGTCAT
Above is a window of bacterium BMS3Abin14 DNA encoding:
- a CDS encoding ABC-2 family transporter protein; its protein translation is MFLTIRTIAGHEFLALRRQKTFALLLCVFLAMTLLSTYIGWSTKHTILRIYAATVQRMAAEGITEIPVNPFLMTPALSILKNMVIYILLIGSLLAIIVGHSAFIRERRAGVSRILFTKPFDRREFVLGKMGGMLLVLTSVMAASFVISLFSASLISSRLLSFAEILRLFAFYAVSLEYVVVFAMLGFLFSITSKSESLALLSPVIIWIFISFVMPQLSSALDPTMLLNPTSIQAAFPQSHFFTTIREIIAPFSISENYTSMGRMLLEGGKYSFSPWSSLVFLVLLVIGCVYALRSFNVCEEEVTE